Proteins encoded by one window of Antechinus flavipes isolate AdamAnt ecotype Samford, QLD, Australia chromosome 4, AdamAnt_v2, whole genome shotgun sequence:
- the LOC127561542 gene encoding trace amine-associated receptor 7c-like has product MISSRNGSQTSALQLCYENINGSCIKVSYSPGLRVILYLALGSGIVLAVLGNLLVMISILHFKQLHSPANFLIASLACADFLVGATVMPFSMVRSVESCWYFGESYCKFHSSFDGSFCYCSIFHLCFISIDRYIAVTDPLVYPTKFTLSVSAICILFSWFLAITFSFSLFYTGANDDGLEELVSALTCVGGCQIAMNQDWVLVDFLLFFIPTLVMVILYCKIFLVAKQQARKIESMSNQTESSSESYKARVSKRERKAAKTLGIAMIAFLISWFPYFIDSIIDAFVGFITPAYMYEIFIWLTYYNSAMNPLIYAFFYPWFRRAIKLIVTGKVFRGHSSTINLFSEKN; this is encoded by the coding sequence atgataagCAGCAGAAATGGTTCCCAAACTTCAGCTTTACAGCTCTGCTATGAGAACATCAATGGGTCTTGCATTAAAGTCTCTTACTCTCCTGGACTCCGAGTTATCCTCTACCTGGCTCTTGGCTCTGGGATTGTGCTGGCTGTCTTGGGAAACCTTCTGGTCATGATTTCAATTCTTCACTTCAAGCAGCTGCATTCTCCAGCCAATTTTCTTATTGCCTCCTTAGCTTGTGCTGACTTTTTGGTGGGAGCCACTGTGATGCCCTTCAGCATGGTGAGATCTGTGGAGAGTTGTTGGTACTTTGGGGAGAGTTACTGTAAATTTCACTCATCTTTTGATGgttccttttgttattgttctatttttcacTTGTGCTTCATCTCCATTGATAGATACATTGCTGTGACTGACCCTCTTGTTTATCCAACGAAATTCACTCTGTCAGTTTCAGCCATCTGCATCCTGTTCTCCTGGTTCCTTGCTATTACATTTAGTTTTTCACTGTTTTATACAGGTGCCAATGATGATGGACTAGAAGAATTAGTAAGTGCTCTCACCTGTGTGGGAGGTTGTCAGATTGCTATGAATCAAGACTGGGTACTGGTAGACTTTCTGTTGTTCTTTATTCCCACTCTGGTTATGGTTATTCTTTATTGTAAGATTTTTCTAGTAGCTAAACAACAGGCTAGAAAGATTGAAAGTATGAGCAACCAAACTGAGTCATCCTCAGAGAGTTACAAAGCCAGAGTGtccaagagggagagaaaagcagCTAAAACCCTGGGCATTGCAATGATTGCATTTCTGATTTCATGGTTCCCATATTTTATTGATTCAATAATTGATGCATTTGTAGGGTTCATCACCCCAGCATATATGTATGAAATTTTCATTTGGCTTACCTATTATAACTCAGCCATGAATCCTCTGATTTATGCTTTCTTTTATCCTTGGTTTCGAAGAGCAATCAAATTGATTGTCACTGGGAAAGTCTTCAGAGGTCACTCTTCAACAATAaatttgttttctgaaaaaaattaa
- the LOC127561539 gene encoding trace amine-associated receptor 7a-like: MISNSNGSQPSAMQLCYENINGSCIKTSYSPGSQIILYLVFGSGALLAILGNLMVMISILHFKQLHSPANYLIASLACADFLVGVTVMPFSMVRSVESCWYFGERYCKFHTTFDGSFCYCSIFHLCFISIDRYIAVTDPLVYPTKFTMSVSGICIFLSWVLATTFSFSLFYTGANDDGLEELVSALTCVGSCQMAVNQNWVMIDFLLFFIPTLIMIILYCKIFLVAKEQARKIESINSQTESESYKARVSKRERKAAKTLGIAVIAFLISWLPYFIESIIDAFLGFITPTYIYEILVWFAYYNSAMNPLIYAFFYPWFQRAIKLIVTGEIFRGHSSTIDLFSEKN, translated from the coding sequence ATGATAAGCAACAGTAATGGGTCCCAACCTTCAGCTATGCAGCTTTGCTATGAGAACATCAATGGATCCTGCATTAAAACTTCCTACTCCCCTGGATCCCAAATAATCCTCTACCTGGTCTTTGGCTCAGGAGCTCTATTGGCTATCTTGGGAAACCTTATGGTCATGATTTCAATTCTTCACTTCAAGCAGCTACATTCTCCAGCTAATTATCTTATTGCGTCCTTGGCTTGTGCTGACTTTTTGGTGGGAGTTACTGTAATGCCATTCAGTATGGTAAGGTCTGTAGAAAGTTGTTGGTATTTTGGGGAGAGATACTGTAAATTTCACACTACTTTTGATGgatcattttgttattgttccatTTTCCACTTGTGTTTCATCTCTATTGATAGATACATTGCTGTTACTGACCCTCTTGTCTATCCCACCAAATTCACCATGTCAGTTTCAGGCATCTGCATCTTTTTGTCCTGGGTCCTTGCCACTACATttagtttttcacttttttacaCAGGTGCCAATGATGATGGACTGGAGGAATTAGTAAGTGCTCTCACCTGTGTGGGAAGTTGTCAGATGGCTGTGAATCAAAACTGGGTAATGATAGACTTTCTGTTATTCTTCATTCCCACTCTGATTATGATCATTCTTTACTGTAAGATTTTTCTAGTTGCTAAAGAACAGGCTAGAAAGATTGAAAGTATTAACAGCCAAACTGAGTCAGAAAGTTACAAAGCCAGAGTGtctaagagggagagaaaagcagCCAAAACACTAGGTATTGCAGTGATTGCATTTCTGATTTCATGGTTGCCATACTTTATTGAATCAATAATTGATGCATTCCTAGGGTTTATCACCCCaacatatatttatgaaattttagTTTGGTTTGCTTATTATAACTCAGCTATGAACCCTCTAATTTATGCTTTCTTTTATCCTTGGTTTCAAAGAGCAATTAAGTTGATTGTCACTGGGGAAATCTTCAGAGGTCACTCTTCAACAATAGatttgttttctgaaaaaaattaa
- the LOC127561538 gene encoding trace amine-associated receptor 7a-like — MISNSNGSQPSAVQLCFENINGSCIKTSYSPGSRIILYLVFGSGIVLAVLGNLMVMVSILHFKQLHSPANFLIASLACADFLVGATVMPYSMVRSVESCWYFGESYCKFHSSFDGSFCYCSIFHLCFISIDRYIAVTDPLVYPTKFTMSVSGICILFSWFLAITYSFSLFYTGVNDDGLEELVSALTCVGGCQIAMNQNWVLVDFLLFFIPTLVMVILYCKIFLVAKEQARKIESMSSQTESSSESYKARVSKRERKAAKTLGIAVIAFVISWFPYFIETLVDAYLGFITPTYIYEILVWFAYYNSAMNPLIYAFFYPWFQRAIKLIVTGEIFRGHSSTIDLFSEKKN, encoded by the coding sequence ATGATAAGCAACAGTAATGGGTCCCAACCTTCAGCTGTACAGCTTTGCTTTGAGAACATCAATGGGTCCTGCATTAAAACATCTTACTCCCCCGGATCCCGAATAATCCTTTACCTGGTCTTTGGCTCTGGAATTGTGCTGGCTGTCTTGGGAAACCTTATGGTCATGGTTTCAATCCTTCACTTCAAGCAGCTGCATTCTCCAGCCAATTTTCTCATTGCCTCCTTGGCTTGTGCTGACTTTTTGGTGGGAGCCACTGTGATGCCCTACAGCATGGTGAGGTCTGTGGAAAGTTGTTGGTACTTTGGGGAGAGTTACTGTAAATTTCATTCATCTTTTGATggttcattttgttattgttccatTTTTCACTTGTGCTTCATTTCCATTGATAGATACATTGCTGTTACTGACCCTCTTGTCTATCCCACCAAATTCACCATGTCGGTTTCAGGCATCTGCATCTTGTTCTCCTGGTTCCTTGCTATTACAtatagtttttcacttttttacaCAGGTGTCAATGATGATGGACTAGAAGAATTAGTAAGTGCTCTCACTTGTGTGGGAGGTTGTCAGATTGCTATGAATCAAAACTGGGTACTGGTAGACTTTCTGTTGTTCTTTATTCCCACTCTGGTTATGGTCATTCTTTACTGTAAGATTTTTCTAGTTGCTAAAGAACAGGCTAGAAAGATTGAAAGTATGAGCAGCCAAACTGAGTCATCCTCAGAGAGTTACAAAGCCAGAGTGtccaagagggagagaaaagcagCAAAAACTCTGGGTATTGCTGTGATTGCATTTGTGATTTCATGGTTCCCTTATTTCATTGAGACACTAGTTGATGCTTACCTTGGGTTCATCACCCCaacatatatttatgaaattttagTTTGGTTTGCCTATTATAACTCAGCCATGAACCCTCTAATTTATGCTTTCTTTTACCCTTGGTTTCAAAGAGCAATTAAGTTGATTGTCACTGGGGAAATCTTCAGAGGTCACTCATCAACAATAGatttgttttctgaaaaaaaaaattaa